A single genomic interval of Juglans regia cultivar Chandler chromosome 1, Walnut 2.0, whole genome shotgun sequence harbors:
- the LOC109001341 gene encoding late embryogenesis abundant protein 2-like → MDQSQNASHEAGQAKCQAQEKASGLMEKAGNTAQSAKESCQETTQQVKDKAQGAADAAKSAVGANK, encoded by the exons ATGGACCAATCCCAGAACGCAAGTCACGAAGCTGGGCAGGCCAAGTGCCAAGCTCAG GAAAAGGCGAGCGGTCTGATGGAAAAGGCTGGCAATACTGCTCAAAGTGCCAAGGAATCATGCCAAGAG ACTACTCAGCAGGTGAAGGACAAGGCGCAAGGGGCTGCTGATGCTGCTAAGAGTGCAGTAGGAGCGAACAAATGA
- the LOC109001342 gene encoding late embryogenesis abundant protein 2-like — MDQSQNASHEAGQAKCQAQEKASGLMEKAGNTAQSAKESCQEATQQMKDKAQGATDAAKSAVGANK; from the exons ATGGACCAATCCCAGAACGCAAGTCACGAAGCTGGGCAGGCCAAGTGCCAAGCTCAG GAAAAGGCGAGCGGTCTGATGGAAAAGGCTGGCAATACTGCTCAAAGTGCCAAGGAATCATGCCAAGAG GCTACTCAGCAGATGAAGGACAAGGCACAAGGGGCGACTGATGCAGCTAAGAGTGCAGTAGGAGCGAACAAATGA